The Nitrospiria bacterium genome includes a window with the following:
- a CDS encoding two-component regulator propeller domain-containing protein, whose amino-acid sequence MLFPSRWKWVAPFAILTGAAVIGGCAAKTPPLKEYKVLASFGTGEGTVVRALKVDGSFLWVGTSAGILKVNRLNATLVKTYTKADGLTSNYIFTINVDPKGTPWFGTDAGGLLRLDGERWMAYGTSDGLADPWVYDIDFHPDGSMWIGTWNGVNRYDPRAPEGSRFVTYDVKDGLVNKWVYSLAVDRDGSLWFGTEEGANHFDPTAPKGKGWVTYTHKDGLGAPNELALAHKQTAGEALEASRENSGVELPPNRSYAGHFHDLSVLDEKGKETYNENYIFAILIDPRGNKWFGTWGGGVGRFDGEHWTNYSTRQGLAGNIVYALERDRSGVIWAGTNHGLSRFNGTEWRSHTRADGLIGDDVYAVAPDPDGNVWIAQRGGVVELGTKSVEGNKDARR is encoded by the coding sequence TGCGGCCAAAACGCCGCCGCTCAAAGAGTACAAGGTATTGGCCAGTTTTGGGACGGGCGAAGGAACCGTGGTCCGCGCGCTGAAAGTGGACGGTTCCTTTCTTTGGGTTGGGACCTCGGCCGGAATCCTCAAAGTGAACCGTCTCAACGCCACTCTCGTCAAAACCTATACCAAAGCGGACGGCCTGACGAGCAACTATATCTTCACGATCAATGTGGATCCCAAGGGCACGCCCTGGTTCGGGACCGATGCCGGCGGGTTGCTTCGATTGGACGGAGAGCGCTGGATGGCCTACGGCACGTCGGACGGGTTGGCGGACCCCTGGGTGTATGACATCGATTTCCATCCGGACGGCTCGATGTGGATCGGCACCTGGAACGGTGTGAATCGCTACGATCCGAGAGCCCCGGAAGGCTCCCGCTTCGTAACCTACGACGTCAAAGACGGACTGGTCAACAAGTGGGTTTACAGTCTGGCCGTCGACAGGGACGGCTCGCTCTGGTTCGGCACCGAAGAGGGCGCGAACCATTTTGATCCCACGGCCCCGAAGGGGAAAGGCTGGGTCACCTATACGCACAAAGACGGCTTGGGTGCCCCGAACGAGCTGGCGCTTGCGCACAAGCAGACTGCCGGGGAGGCTTTGGAGGCCTCGCGGGAAAATAGCGGCGTCGAGCTTCCTCCAAATCGCAGTTATGCGGGTCATTTTCATGACCTAAGCGTCTTGGATGAAAAAGGTAAAGAGACCTACAACGAAAATTATATTTTTGCGATCCTGATCGATCCGCGAGGAAACAAGTGGTTCGGAACTTGGGGTGGAGGGGTCGGCCGCTTTGACGGAGAGCACTGGACGAATTATTCCACCAGGCAGGGACTTGCCGGAAACATTGTATATGCGCTTGAACGCGACAGGTCGGGCGTGATCTGGGCCGGGACGAATCATGGGCTGTCCCGTTTCAACGGAACCGAATGGAGAAGCCATACCCGGGCGGACGGTTTGATCGGCGACGATGTCTATGCGGTCGCGCCGGACCCGGATGGGAATGTTTGGATCGCCCAGCGGGGCGGCGTCGTGGAATTAGGGACAAAGTCGGTGGAGGGGAACAAAGACGCAAGGCGATAG
- the sucD gene encoding succinate--CoA ligase subunit alpha has product MSILVDRNTKVIVQGMTGREGSFHAAACREYGTKIVGGVTPGKGNTEFEGVPVFNTVFEAVEATEPDVSMIFVPPAFAADAIMEAADAGIGLIVCITEGIPLADMIRAKRFIAGKPVRGIPDRLVRLIGPNCPGIITPDECKIGIMPGFIHKKGGVGVVSRSGTLTYEAVWQLTGLGLGQSTCVGIGGDPVNGTNFVDVLELFQKDKNTEVIVMIGEIGGDAEERAAEYIKDGVTKPVVGFIAGVTAPPGRRMGHAGAIISGGKGTAAQKIATLEAAGVTVVQNPAVIGETVKGLLRKGKVRRAKTGRPRRKPRK; this is encoded by the coding sequence ATGAGCATTCTGGTTGATCGAAACACAAAGGTGATTGTTCAGGGAATGACCGGAAGGGAAGGATCCTTCCATGCCGCGGCCTGTCGCGAATATGGAACGAAAATCGTGGGCGGTGTCACCCCGGGCAAAGGGAATACGGAGTTTGAAGGGGTCCCGGTCTTCAATACCGTGTTCGAAGCGGTCGAGGCGACGGAACCGGATGTTTCGATGATATTTGTGCCGCCGGCGTTTGCGGCGGACGCGATCATGGAAGCCGCGGATGCGGGCATCGGTCTCATCGTCTGCATTACGGAGGGCATCCCGCTGGCCGACATGATCCGCGCCAAGCGCTTCATCGCAGGGAAACCGGTTCGGGGCATCCCGGATCGGTTGGTCCGGCTCATCGGGCCCAACTGTCCCGGAATCATTACTCCGGATGAATGCAAAATCGGAATCATGCCGGGCTTCATTCATAAAAAAGGAGGGGTGGGCGTGGTCTCGCGCAGCGGCACCCTTACCTATGAAGCGGTCTGGCAGTTGACCGGCCTCGGATTGGGTCAATCCACCTGCGTTGGAATCGGCGGAGATCCGGTCAACGGCACGAATTTCGTGGATGTCCTGGAACTGTTTCAAAAGGACAAGAACACCGAGGTGATCGTGATGATCGGCGAGATCGGCGGAGATGCCGAGGAGCGCGCCGCCGAGTATATCAAGGATGGCGTCACGAAACCCGTGGTCGGATTTATCGCAGGGGTGACGGCTCCACCCGGCCGCCGAATGGGTCATGCCGGCGCGATTATCTCGGGTGGAAAGGGAACCGCGGCCCAGAAGATCGCAACGTTGGAAGCGGCCGGCGTAACCGTCGTCCAGAATCCGGCCGTGATCGGGGAAACCGTGAAAGGTCTTCTTAGAAAAGGAAAGGTCCGCCGGGCGAAAACCGGTCGGCCGAGACGGAAGCCGCGTAAGTAA
- a CDS encoding P-II family nitrogen regulator yields the protein MKKIEAYIRSEKLGEVKEGLIRIGIQGMTIMEVRGFGRQRGHIEVYQGAEYSLDFVPKMKIEVFVPAKDAPRVVEVLIHSASTGRTGDGKIFVLPVEEGVRIRTQERGEAAVSM from the coding sequence TTGAAAAAAATCGAGGCATATATCCGTTCGGAAAAACTGGGTGAAGTGAAGGAAGGTTTGATCCGGATCGGCATCCAGGGCATGACGATCATGGAGGTTCGAGGTTTCGGGCGACAGCGCGGCCATATCGAGGTCTATCAGGGGGCGGAGTATTCCCTCGATTTCGTCCCAAAGATGAAGATCGAGGTTTTTGTGCCGGCCAAGGACGCCCCGCGTGTGGTGGAGGTGCTGATCCACTCGGCCTCGACCGGCCGAACGGGGGATGGAAAAATCTTCGTGCTCCCCGTGGAGGAAGGCGTCCGTATCCGGACCCAGGAGCGCGGCGAGGCCGCTGTTTCCATGTAA
- the nifA gene encoding nif-specific transcriptional activator NifA — translation MNTQSTPRKIAELTALYEISRALASSLDLKEISQKILEILASVLHMRRGTLTLLDPETGELVIETAHGLTPEEIARGRFKIGEGVTGRVFEKGEPMIVPDVGREPLFLNRTRSRGDLTKERIAFLCMPVKAHAETIGVLSVDRLFKDESPDFDDDIRVLTVVASLIGQAVKLQQTVSREKRELLEQNIQLQSELKNRYRIGNIVGQSKVMDEVFRSVLQVCKSKATVLLRGESGTGKELIARAIHYNSPRADRPFIKVNCAALPETLLESELFGHERGAFTGATQLRKGRFELADGGTLFLDEIGDIPLPTQVKLLRVLQEQRFERVGGSQTLSVDVRLVAATHRNLEAAIQEGSFREDLYYRLNVVPIFLPSLRERKEDIPLLIEYFLLRCNKEHHKQVRIAPEVLRVMIQYHWPGNVRELENCIERMVIMAESMEITFQSMPSSIATYFRDVREVTRSAPMDRPTLRTTVQDLERQQMIDALKKCGWVQSRAAKILGITPRQIGYKMKKYKIEAG, via the coding sequence ATGAATACTCAAAGCACCCCCCGCAAAATTGCGGAATTGACGGCTCTCTACGAGATCAGCCGCGCACTGGCTTCATCGCTGGACCTGAAGGAAATTTCCCAGAAGATTCTTGAAATTCTAGCTTCCGTCCTCCATATGCGTCGCGGCACCTTGACCCTGCTCGATCCCGAGACGGGCGAATTGGTGATCGAAACCGCGCATGGACTTACACCGGAGGAGATCGCCCGCGGCCGATTCAAAATCGGTGAAGGAGTGACCGGACGCGTTTTCGAGAAAGGCGAGCCGATGATTGTCCCGGATGTGGGTCGGGAACCGCTCTTTCTGAACCGGACACGTTCTCGCGGCGATCTGACGAAGGAACGGATCGCATTTCTGTGCATGCCCGTAAAGGCCCATGCTGAAACGATCGGGGTCTTGAGCGTGGACCGCCTTTTTAAGGACGAATCGCCCGATTTTGACGATGACATCCGCGTCCTGACCGTGGTGGCGTCGCTGATCGGCCAGGCCGTAAAACTGCAGCAGACCGTTTCGCGAGAAAAACGAGAACTTCTCGAACAGAACATTCAGCTGCAGAGCGAACTGAAAAACCGCTACAGGATCGGCAATATTGTCGGTCAGAGTAAAGTGATGGACGAAGTGTTCCGGTCTGTCCTCCAGGTTTGCAAATCCAAGGCGACTGTGTTGCTACGGGGCGAATCCGGGACCGGAAAGGAATTGATCGCACGGGCGATCCATTATAACAGTCCGAGGGCCGACCGGCCGTTTATCAAGGTCAACTGTGCGGCATTGCCCGAAACCCTGCTTGAGAGCGAGTTGTTCGGACACGAACGCGGGGCGTTTACCGGCGCGACACAGTTGAGGAAGGGACGGTTCGAGTTGGCCGATGGAGGAACGCTGTTTCTGGACGAGATCGGCGACATCCCTCTCCCGACGCAAGTCAAACTCTTACGGGTGCTGCAGGAACAACGATTCGAGCGCGTTGGGGGATCGCAAACCCTATCGGTGGATGTCCGCCTGGTCGCCGCGACCCACCGGAATCTTGAAGCCGCGATCCAGGAGGGCAGCTTCCGCGAGGACCTTTATTACCGGCTGAATGTCGTGCCCATCTTTCTTCCGTCATTGCGCGAGCGGAAGGAGGACATCCCGCTTTTGATCGAATATTTTCTGCTGCGCTGCAACAAAGAGCATCACAAGCAGGTCCGGATCGCGCCGGAGGTTCTCCGCGTCATGATTCAGTATCATTGGCCCGGGAATGTCCGCGAGTTGGAGAACTGCATCGAACGGATGGTGATCATGGCCGAGTCGATGGAAATCACGTTCCAGTCGATGCCTTCCAGCATCGCCACCTATTTTCGGGATGTCCGTGAGGTGACGCGTTCGGCTCCGATGGACCGACCGACGCTTCGCACCACCGTCCAGGATTTGGAGCGCCAACAGATGATCGATGCTCTGAAGAAATGCGGCTGGGTCCAATCCCGAGCGGCCAAGATTCTCGGCATCACTCCACGGCAGATCGGGTACAAAATGAAGAAATATAAAATAGAAGCGGGGTGA
- a CDS encoding helix-turn-helix domain-containing protein — translation MPKGLREEVENLERRMISAALEKTHGVQARAAKELKISERVIRYKMKKYHLQIKTKLSNRDIIVDQLIPVKETEG, via the coding sequence GTGCCTAAAGGGTTGAGAGAAGAAGTGGAAAACCTGGAGAGACGGATGATCTCGGCTGCCTTGGAAAAGACTCATGGAGTTCAAGCTCGTGCGGCCAAGGAACTTAAAATCAGCGAAAGAGTTATTCGCTATAAAATGAAAAAATATCATTTGCAGATAAAGACAAAATTGTCGAACAGAGACATAATTGTCGATCAATTGATTCCCGTAAAAGAAACAGAAGGTTAG